In one Sporomusa sphaeroides DSM 2875 genomic region, the following are encoded:
- a CDS encoding tRNA threonylcarbamoyladenosine dehydratase, with protein MLHEFSRTELLIGAEGLEKLAQSKVAVFGIGGVGTFVVEGLVRSGVGKFVLVDDDCICLTNINRQLHATRKTVGKPKVEVMRDRILEINPKAEVTVFQEFYMPDTAAGLIADDYTYIVDAIDTVTAKLDLIIQAKSRNIPVISSMGAGNKLDPTQFEVADIFSTSVCPLAKVMRQELRKRGVASLKVIYSREQPRKPVETESSSCSVGCVCPQGTTRKCTTRRQIPGSIAFVPSVAGLIIAGEVVKDIINKQSE; from the coding sequence ATGCTGCATGAGTTTTCCCGGACAGAGTTATTAATTGGTGCAGAAGGCCTCGAAAAACTGGCACAAAGTAAAGTAGCTGTTTTCGGCATTGGCGGCGTCGGTACGTTTGTGGTGGAAGGGCTAGTGCGTTCAGGCGTTGGCAAGTTTGTGCTGGTGGATGATGATTGTATCTGCCTGACGAATATTAATCGGCAACTGCATGCTACCAGAAAGACTGTTGGCAAACCTAAGGTTGAGGTTATGCGTGATCGCATTCTCGAAATTAATCCTAAAGCCGAAGTGACTGTCTTTCAGGAATTTTACATGCCAGATACGGCAGCAGGCTTGATTGCTGATGATTATACGTATATCGTTGATGCTATCGATACGGTTACTGCCAAGCTGGACTTGATTATCCAGGCTAAGTCCAGGAACATTCCGGTGATCTCCTCCATGGGAGCCGGTAATAAGCTGGACCCGACTCAGTTTGAAGTAGCGGATATTTTTAGCACTTCGGTGTGTCCTTTAGCTAAGGTAATGCGGCAGGAATTAAGAAAGCGCGGTGTAGCTTCCCTGAAAGTGATTTACTCCAGGGAACAACCGCGTAAGCCTGTGGAAACCGAGAGTTCGAGCTGTAGTGTTGGTTGTGTGTGTCCGCAGGGGACGACACGTAAATGTACGACCCGTCGGCAAATTCCGGGCAGTATTGCTTTTGTGCCATCTGTTGCCGGTCTCATTATTGCCGGTGAGGTAGTCAAGGATATTATTAACAAGCAAAGTGAATAA
- a CDS encoding YjfB family protein, with translation MDIAALATVAAQANVSQQASILMMKKVMDTATDQSQSLLQLMGAGPALSPAHLGNTIDISI, from the coding sequence ATGGACATTGCCGCACTTGCCACGGTGGCTGCACAAGCCAATGTTAGTCAACAAGCCAGTATCCTCATGATGAAAAAGGTGATGGATACCGCGACAGACCAAAGTCAAAGTCTGCTTCAATTAATGGGCGCAGGACCAGCGCTATCTCCAGCCCATTTAGGCAATACTATTGACATTTCTATTTAA
- a CDS encoding guanylate kinase — MNKLYALIGPPASGKTSILKELTQYGIPEMVSHTTRKPRIEEIDGIHYYFVTKEDFQKTELIERVEYSGNLYGLSKTEVLEKVNTYPLSTVAVDIQGLTQLKKLLGNRLESIFIMADLDTVIGRMLERGDDHALINRRIEHATSAGEFNNWQSATYVVKNTGSITIAVHQVLAIIGKVTLPPKME, encoded by the coding sequence ATGAACAAACTCTACGCACTTATAGGTCCCCCGGCTTCAGGTAAAACCAGCATTCTCAAAGAACTTACGCAATATGGTATTCCTGAGATGGTCAGCCACACCACCAGAAAGCCAAGAATTGAGGAAATTGATGGTATTCATTACTATTTTGTTACCAAAGAGGATTTCCAAAAAACCGAGCTGATTGAACGGGTCGAGTATTCAGGCAACTTATACGGTTTGAGCAAAACAGAGGTACTTGAAAAAGTCAATACCTATCCGCTAAGCACAGTTGCCGTCGACATCCAGGGACTAACTCAGCTAAAAAAGCTGCTCGGCAACCGGCTGGAGTCAATATTCATCATGGCAGATTTAGATACAGTCATTGGCCGCATGCTAGAGCGCGGCGACGATCATGCCCTAATTAACCGTCGGATTGAGCATGCTACCAGTGCCGGAGAATTCAACAACTGGCAATCAGCCACCTATGTGGTAAAAAATACCGGATCAATTACCATTGCCGTACATCAGGTACTGGCTATTATCGGCAAAGTAACACTACCGCCTAAAATGGAATAG
- a CDS encoding DUF1653 domain-containing protein → MSKSGAAKIRPGIYRHYKGAKYQVIGEAKHSETLEPLVIYRALYGEFGLWVRPKTMFCEQVRLDGRNVPRFALEIEID, encoded by the coding sequence ATGAGCAAGTCTGGAGCAGCCAAAATAAGACCCGGGATTTACCGCCATTACAAAGGGGCAAAATACCAGGTAATCGGGGAGGCGAAGCATAGCGAAACGCTGGAACCGCTTGTTATCTACCGGGCGTTATATGGAGAGTTCGGGTTGTGGGTACGTCCCAAAACTATGTTCTGCGAGCAGGTCCGGCTGGACGGCAGGAATGTTCCCCGCTTTGCCTTGGAAATAGAGATTGATTAA
- a CDS encoding ECF transporter S component: MQTKMAYTTRIAVLASAAAILMAMELPVIFMPGFLKLDFSEIPAIIGAFALGPLAGCLIVFIKNLIHVSNTQTAGIGEMANFFVGTCFVVPAAFVYQYKKNRAGAMWALLAGTFSMTLMAAVLNYWVLLPLYQKVLHFPAEAMIAMGKAGNPFIVDIKTFIVFAIIPFNLFKGIVVSAITLLVYKKLSPILH; this comes from the coding sequence TTGCAGACCAAGATGGCCTATACAACACGCATCGCAGTTCTGGCCAGTGCTGCCGCGATTTTAATGGCAATGGAACTTCCGGTTATTTTTATGCCAGGTTTTTTGAAACTGGATTTTAGCGAAATTCCGGCAATTATTGGCGCTTTTGCGCTTGGCCCGCTGGCCGGCTGCTTGATTGTGTTTATTAAAAATCTGATTCATGTGAGCAATACCCAGACAGCCGGTATTGGTGAGATGGCTAATTTTTTTGTGGGCACATGTTTTGTTGTGCCGGCAGCTTTTGTTTATCAGTACAAAAAGAACCGGGCAGGGGCGATGTGGGCGCTGCTTGCCGGTACCTTTTCCATGACGCTGATGGCAGCGGTCTTAAATTATTGGGTGTTATTGCCTTTATACCAAAAAGTCCTGCATTTTCCGGCAGAGGCCATGATTGCTATGGGGAAAGCCGGCAATCCGTTTATTGTGGATATCAAGACATTTATTGTATTTGCCATAATACCGTTTAACCTGTTTAAAGGTATTGTTGTCTCCGCAATTACGTTGCTGGTATATAAAAAACTATCTCCTATTTTGCATTAA
- a CDS encoding SH3 domain-containing protein has protein sequence MKKLQVLAGVLFLFALITCAMLPAQAIFTAVTNTDKVKLLSEPTAAAAVVKVLKLGDIVKVYEKSPDGQFWEVEHKGSHGWIMIHFLSPKDHRQPSHF, from the coding sequence ATGAAAAAATTACAAGTTCTGGCCGGGGTACTGTTCCTATTTGCACTGATTACCTGCGCTATGCTGCCGGCGCAGGCTATCTTCACTGCAGTGACTAACACCGATAAGGTAAAGTTATTATCCGAACCAACCGCTGCGGCTGCCGTTGTTAAAGTACTGAAATTGGGCGATATTGTTAAAGTCTATGAAAAATCACCGGATGGCCAATTTTGGGAAGTGGAACATAAAGGCAGTCACGGCTGGATTATGATTCACTTCCTCAGCCCAAAAGATCACCGGCAGCCTTCTCATTTTTGA
- a CDS encoding ATP-binding protein: MELSNLTTRLNIKAIGIISVFMLFFIIYNHWISFQEKKGIYNRHMECFAHHLESVVPAKLLVDYGDKPTAEIQSPENQILAVNNKVQPILDNTFVPLDIIKFGVYSSQLQRIVAIGPDLDKTLLLNTESKLFNDMFHTDTVKFGQQKQSVLWYGAPASYVVKPIKIDSQIVGYVFVCMNIDKVMEEEWQTSQRSIFGSLVALLIVIILFQEIFVRLRKELILFAEATVNGRGRNFESKITELNPILRYINEQTEQMARLDRLNIIGEMAASIGHEVRNPMTTVRGFLQYLGNKPALENYKPQFALMITELDRANSIITEFLSLAKNKAMNFQYCDLNDIIQEMTPLLEADALRYNCQINRQLQDLPAIRLDKSSIRQLILNIVRNGIEATPQGGTLTITTYCHNSQVFLTFADEGTGIPLELIDKLGTPFFTTKENGVGLGLAICYRVVQRHNGTMSVESQPERGTKFTITFTI; the protein is encoded by the coding sequence ATGGAGTTATCTAATCTGACTACCAGGTTAAACATCAAGGCTATAGGTATTATTTCAGTATTTATGCTGTTTTTTATAATATACAATCATTGGATATCTTTTCAGGAAAAAAAAGGTATATATAACCGGCATATGGAGTGTTTTGCCCATCATCTGGAAAGCGTTGTTCCTGCCAAATTGTTGGTGGATTACGGGGACAAGCCAACTGCCGAAATCCAGTCTCCGGAAAATCAAATACTTGCTGTCAATAATAAGGTTCAGCCTATTTTGGACAATACCTTTGTGCCGCTGGATATCATAAAATTCGGGGTGTATTCCAGCCAATTGCAACGAATTGTGGCAATTGGCCCGGATTTAGATAAAACCCTGCTTTTGAATACAGAATCCAAATTGTTTAACGACATGTTCCACACAGATACAGTAAAATTTGGACAACAAAAGCAATCTGTGCTGTGGTATGGCGCACCGGCATCCTATGTTGTTAAGCCAATCAAAATTGACAGCCAAATTGTCGGCTATGTCTTTGTCTGCATGAATATCGACAAAGTTATGGAAGAAGAGTGGCAGACATCTCAGCGGTCAATTTTTGGCAGCCTGGTGGCATTATTGATTGTCATCATATTATTCCAGGAAATTTTCGTTCGCTTAAGAAAAGAACTCATTTTATTTGCTGAAGCTACGGTAAATGGCCGCGGCCGGAACTTTGAAAGTAAAATTACCGAACTTAATCCTATTTTGCGGTATATCAATGAACAAACCGAACAAATGGCCCGGCTTGACAGGTTAAACATCATCGGCGAAATGGCCGCCAGTATCGGTCATGAAGTCCGCAACCCCATGACAACCGTCAGGGGATTTCTGCAATATTTAGGAAATAAGCCAGCCTTGGAAAACTATAAGCCTCAGTTTGCGTTAATGATTACCGAGCTTGACCGTGCCAACAGTATCATTACCGAATTTCTATCGTTAGCCAAAAACAAAGCTATGAATTTTCAGTACTGTGACCTAAACGACATTATCCAGGAAATGACACCGCTGCTGGAAGCCGATGCTTTGCGTTATAACTGCCAAATTAACAGGCAGCTGCAGGATCTTCCGGCCATTCGCTTAGATAAAAGCAGTATCCGCCAACTCATCTTAAACATTGTCCGCAATGGCATTGAAGCAACGCCGCAGGGCGGAACGCTGACGATTACCACTTACTGTCATAACTCTCAAGTATTTCTCACTTTTGCCGATGAGGGAACAGGCATTCCCCTTGAACTCATCGACAAGCTGGGAACACCCTTTTTCACCACCAAAGAAAACGGTGTTGGCCTGGGACTTGCTATTTGTTATCGCGTGGTTCAGCGGCACAATGGCACAATGTCGGTGGAGAGCCAACCGGAAAGGGGGACCAAATTTACCATTACCTTTACAATATAA
- a CDS encoding tripartite tricarboxylate transporter TctB family protein, whose translation MAERLLSVFFLAISIGYTYYAGNLSFGSFMAPKAGFLPLLTGGIAICLALTIVMRSWPVKATGKTGNVNWRKLIFIIIGIVAYIIIMQLAGYLAATFIILFYLLKMAETPGWLAPGLFSAGIALSFYFIFEKFLGSKLP comes from the coding sequence ATGGCGGAAAGACTACTATCTGTCTTCTTTTTAGCAATTAGTATTGGCTACACCTATTATGCCGGCAATTTATCCTTCGGCAGCTTCATGGCGCCCAAAGCCGGATTTCTGCCGCTCTTAACCGGCGGTATCGCCATTTGTTTAGCCTTGACTATTGTTATGCGGTCATGGCCGGTGAAAGCCACCGGCAAAACCGGAAATGTCAACTGGAGAAAACTCATTTTTATTATCATCGGTATAGTAGCTTACATCATTATTATGCAATTAGCCGGCTACCTGGCAGCCACCTTCATCATCCTGTTCTATTTGTTAAAAATGGCGGAAACACCGGGCTGGCTGGCTCCAGGGTTATTTTCAGCAGGAATTGCGTTAAGTTTCTATTTCATCTTCGAAAAATTTTTAGGCTCTAAATTGCCATAA
- a CDS encoding tripartite tricarboxylate transporter permease, producing the protein MDIVDMLIHGFVISTSPANLLACLIGVLIGTLVGVLPGIGPIGAIALLLPFSFTMDATTSLIMFAGIFYGSLFGGSTTSILLNIPGEASSVVTCIDGYAMAKKGRAGAALAVAAVGSLIAGTIGLIGLTFFAPVMSRLAVTFGPPEYFAIATVGLLILMKLTGTSMLKSGLMVAVGIMLGTVGLDSLTGINRFTFAVDELQRGLEFSIVVMGLFGIGEILDTLVTTTNQRKVQSFRLRELYPDKEEIRRSVMPIFRGGIIGFLVGLIPGPSATISTFVSYAVERKKSKHPEEFGHGAIEGVAGPESANNAAASAAMIPLLSLGLPFSAISAILLSGFMIHGVIPGPTLVTQHPDLFWGLIASMYIGNVLLLIINLPLVGLFAYLLRTPIHILMPVVLIITITGAYSLNHSIFDLVLLAGFGILGFAMKQTGYEPAPLALGLILGPTLETGLAQGLIIGDGNPWFFLSRPISGTILWCGIALLVFHIVSSFLKKKQSTQI; encoded by the coding sequence GTGGACATTGTAGACATGCTCATCCATGGTTTTGTTATCAGTACTTCACCTGCCAATCTGTTAGCCTGCCTAATAGGTGTTCTGATCGGAACACTGGTAGGGGTGTTGCCTGGAATCGGGCCGATAGGAGCTATCGCACTGCTTTTGCCTTTTAGCTTTACCATGGACGCAACGACTTCGCTCATAATGTTTGCAGGAATTTTTTATGGCTCTTTATTTGGCGGCTCGACCACTTCGATATTACTGAATATTCCCGGCGAGGCCTCCTCGGTGGTTACTTGTATCGATGGGTATGCTATGGCCAAAAAGGGACGGGCAGGCGCAGCTCTGGCGGTTGCCGCTGTCGGCTCGCTGATTGCCGGAACCATAGGGCTTATCGGCCTGACCTTTTTTGCACCGGTTATGTCCAGGCTTGCTGTAACCTTTGGGCCGCCGGAATATTTCGCGATTGCGACAGTAGGCCTGTTAATTCTGATGAAGTTAACAGGTACTTCCATGCTCAAATCAGGCCTGATGGTCGCCGTCGGCATTATGCTTGGCACAGTAGGCCTGGACAGCTTAACCGGTATCAACCGGTTTACATTTGCAGTGGATGAATTACAGCGGGGTTTGGAATTTTCCATTGTGGTAATGGGACTGTTCGGTATCGGAGAGATATTGGATACACTTGTTACCACCACAAATCAACGAAAAGTACAATCATTCCGGTTGCGGGAATTATACCCGGACAAAGAAGAAATCCGGCGTTCGGTTATGCCGATTTTCCGTGGCGGAATTATTGGATTTTTAGTGGGTTTAATTCCAGGACCGTCTGCCACGATTTCAACCTTTGTATCCTATGCCGTTGAAAGAAAAAAAAGTAAACACCCCGAGGAGTTTGGCCACGGGGCGATTGAAGGAGTCGCCGGTCCGGAATCCGCTAATAATGCCGCAGCTTCCGCCGCCATGATTCCGCTATTGTCTTTAGGTCTGCCCTTCTCTGCCATTTCCGCCATTTTGTTAAGCGGGTTCATGATCCACGGTGTCATCCCCGGCCCGACTTTAGTCACACAGCATCCGGATTTATTCTGGGGTCTTATTGCCAGTATGTATATTGGCAATGTGCTATTGCTGATTATAAATCTGCCGCTGGTAGGGTTATTCGCCTATCTGCTGCGAACTCCCATACATATTCTGATGCCGGTCGTCCTGATCATTACCATAACAGGGGCGTATTCGCTTAATCACAGTATCTTCGACCTGGTGCTGCTGGCTGGTTTTGGGATACTTGGCTTTGCCATGAAACAGACGGGTTATGAACCGGCGCCGTTAGCTCTGGGCCTTATCCTCGGGCCTACCCTGGAAACCGGGCTGGCACAGGGCTTAATTATCGGCGACGGCAACCCCTGGTTTTTCCTCTCAAGACCAATCTCAGGTACCATTCTTTGGTGTGGTATTGCTTTGCTGGTTTTTCATATTGTAAGCAGCTTCTTGAAGAAAAAGCAGAGCACACAAATATAA
- a CDS encoding tripartite tricarboxylate transporter substrate binding protein, with amino-acid sequence MGAKESTAPEKYPVKPINIIVPFAAGGSADIIARTLEKSAQQHLGQPLVVLNMPGGAATIGMNEMAGAQADGYTIGVIGINAILQPLYGETRYHYPTALEPLVKVVSSPIVLAVRSDKPWQNLNDLVSYAKANPGKIKFGHAGLGTTTHLTGELFGKEANINIVQVPFKGDSEALASLLGDHVHLILSTPPALKEHVKSGSIKILGAAEEKRLTLSGFENVPTFKEQGINVAFDFWIGVVAPKGIPAAEKAKLAAGLKEMINAPEFSKSMQELGMVAEYLGPAEFKDRWIADNEKLTKVTKETGIADVIKAQKK; translated from the coding sequence ATGGGGGCAAAGGAAAGTACCGCTCCGGAAAAATATCCGGTTAAACCAATCAACATAATTGTTCCGTTTGCGGCTGGCGGCAGTGCGGACATAATAGCACGGACACTGGAAAAATCTGCGCAACAACACCTGGGCCAACCGTTGGTTGTACTTAATATGCCAGGAGGCGCAGCCACCATCGGCATGAATGAAATGGCCGGCGCCCAGGCTGACGGCTATACGATCGGGGTAATTGGCATAAACGCAATATTGCAGCCGCTCTATGGCGAAACCAGATACCACTACCCCACCGCACTGGAACCTTTGGTAAAGGTTGTGTCCTCACCGATAGTCCTGGCTGTTCGCTCTGATAAGCCATGGCAGAATCTCAATGATTTGGTTAGCTATGCCAAAGCCAATCCCGGAAAAATCAAGTTTGGCCATGCCGGTTTGGGTACGACAACGCATCTCACCGGTGAGCTGTTTGGCAAAGAAGCTAACATTAATATCGTCCAGGTTCCGTTTAAGGGCGATTCTGAGGCCCTTGCATCCTTGCTGGGAGACCATGTTCATTTAATCCTGAGTACTCCGCCTGCCTTAAAAGAGCATGTAAAAAGCGGCTCAATAAAGATACTCGGGGCTGCTGAAGAAAAGCGCCTAACCCTCTCCGGCTTTGAGAATGTGCCTACCTTCAAAGAACAGGGGATCAATGTCGCATTTGACTTTTGGATTGGCGTGGTAGCTCCCAAGGGTATTCCGGCGGCTGAAAAAGCTAAGTTAGCTGCTGGTTTGAAGGAAATGATCAACGCCCCTGAGTTTAGTAAAAGTATGCAGGAACTGGGAATGGTTGCCGAATATTTAGGGCCGGCTGAATTCAAGGACAGATGGATAGCTGATAATGAAAAACTGACGAAAGTAACAAAAGAAACCGGTATCGCCGATGTAATCAAAGCACAGAAGAAATAG
- a CDS encoding tripartite tricarboxylate transporter substrate binding protein, which yields MGAKESTAPEKYPAKPINVIVPFAAGGGADIMARALEKSAQKHLGQPLVVLNMVGGAGTIGMNEMAGAKPDGYTIGVIGVNVILQPLYGETRYHYPTALEPVVKVVSSPTVLAVLADKPWQNLNDLVSYAKANPGKIKFGHAGLGTTIHLTGEMFAKEANINIVQVPFKGESEALASLLGNHIHFMLGNPSALREHVKSGTIKVLGVAEDKRLTISGFENVPTFKEQGVNVAFDFWIGVVAPKGIPAAEKAKLAAGLKEMINAPEFNKNMQELGMVVEYLGPVEFKDRWIADNEKLTKMIKETGIADVIKAQKK from the coding sequence ATGGGGGCGAAGGAAAGTACCGCTCCGGAAAAATACCCGGCTAAGCCAATCAATGTAATTGTCCCGTTTGCGGCTGGCGGCGGTGCGGATATAATGGCGCGGGCACTGGAAAAGTCTGCGCAGAAACACCTGGGCCAACCGTTGGTTGTGCTTAATATGGTTGGAGGCGCAGGCACCATCGGCATGAACGAAATGGCCGGCGCCAAGCCTGACGGCTATACAATCGGGGTAATTGGCGTAAACGTAATATTGCAGCCACTCTATGGTGAAACCAGATATCACTACCCCACCGCACTGGAACCGGTGGTAAAAGTTGTATCCTCTCCCACAGTCCTGGCTGTTCTGGCTGATAAGCCATGGCAGAATCTGAATGATTTGGTCAGCTACGCTAAAGCAAATCCCGGAAAAATCAAATTTGGCCATGCCGGTTTGGGTACGACAATACATCTCACCGGTGAAATGTTTGCCAAAGAAGCTAATATCAATATCGTCCAGGTTCCGTTTAAGGGCGAATCAGAAGCCCTTGCATCCTTGCTGGGAAACCATATCCATTTTATGCTGGGTAATCCGTCTGCCTTAAGAGAACATGTAAAAAGCGGCACAATAAAGGTACTGGGGGTTGCGGAGGATAAACGGCTAACCATCTCCGGCTTTGAGAATGTACCTACCTTCAAAGAGCAGGGAGTCAATGTCGCGTTTGACTTTTGGATTGGCGTGGTAGCTCCCAAGGGCATTCCGGCGGCTGAAAAAGCTAAGCTGGCTGCTGGCTTAAAAGAAATGATCAATGCCCCCGAGTTTAATAAAAATATGCAGGAACTGGGAATGGTTGTCGAATATTTAGGGCCGGTTGAATTCAAGGACAGATGGATAGCTGATAATGAAAAGCTGACGAAAATGATAAAAGAAACCGGTATAGCCGATGTAATCAAAGCACAAAAGAAATAG
- a CDS encoding YkgJ family cysteine cluster protein yields MVKLKLFFNQAGEVDITGLNHTSTVQDFFEAVDEFLTENPLPCDACKEHCCKGRFKINMDSISAKKISKGKLERIIPKLFVDVGENKLEIFMVAGHKKCRHLDGLGRCLIYKERTASCRTYICIPQSACYRILDAAIVAEMHHAMRAEYLNAVIKDPATPPAAIEPAKALCQEIINTSIAYGCSNYSEILIKDCVRSDFAHSNVSPAEVCLFNDLICREDL; encoded by the coding sequence ATGGTCAAACTGAAACTATTCTTTAACCAAGCCGGCGAAGTCGATATTACCGGATTAAACCATACATCTACGGTGCAGGACTTTTTTGAGGCTGTCGATGAGTTTCTAACAGAGAATCCATTGCCCTGTGACGCCTGTAAAGAGCATTGCTGTAAAGGCAGATTCAAAATCAATATGGACAGTATCAGCGCTAAGAAAATATCCAAAGGTAAGCTTGAGCGGATTATTCCCAAACTGTTTGTTGATGTGGGCGAAAATAAGCTGGAAATATTTATGGTTGCCGGACACAAAAAATGCCGCCATCTGGACGGCTTGGGAAGATGCCTTATTTATAAAGAACGGACGGCAAGCTGCCGGACATATATCTGTATTCCGCAAAGCGCATGTTACCGGATTCTGGATGCAGCGATTGTTGCGGAAATGCATCATGCTATGCGGGCAGAATATCTTAATGCGGTGATAAAAGACCCGGCCACCCCGCCGGCGGCTATTGAGCCGGCAAAAGCGTTGTGTCAGGAAATAATAAACACCAGTATCGCTTACGGCTGCAGCAATTATAGTGAAATCTTAATTAAGGATTGCGTAAGGTCCGATTTTGCTCATTCCAACGTATCGCCGGCAGAAGTCTGCTTATTTAATGATCTCATCTGCAGAGAGGATTTGTAG
- the asrC gene encoding sulfite reductase subunit C encodes MDVNTKMLKKNAFRVTKHRGLTASRIRVPGGYLEAKYLAVIQTIAETYGNGIVNITTRQGFELPGIKFADMPKVNKLLQPVIAGLDINQELPGKGYTASGTRNVTACVGNNVCPYACYNTSALAKRLEKAIFPNDLHVKVALTGCPNDCAKVRMHDFGIMGMTLPQYDSDRCVSCGACVKACTRKSVSALATVNFKVVRDTGNCIGCGECVLNCPTGAWTRSREKYFRLTIFGRTGKKNPRLGEDFIKWADEASITKIICNTYDYVKKYIDPSAPGGKEHIGYIVDRTGFEEFKKWALREVQLPARAEVCTLVYWKGVTY; translated from the coding sequence ATGGATGTAAATACCAAAATGCTGAAGAAGAATGCGTTTCGTGTGACTAAACACAGAGGTTTGACCGCTTCACGGATTCGTGTTCCCGGTGGCTATCTGGAGGCAAAATATTTAGCGGTCATCCAAACTATTGCTGAAACCTATGGTAACGGTATTGTCAATATTACCACCCGGCAGGGCTTTGAGCTTCCGGGGATTAAATTTGCAGATATGCCTAAGGTTAATAAATTGCTCCAGCCTGTTATCGCAGGCTTGGACATTAATCAGGAGCTTCCGGGGAAAGGCTATACCGCTTCAGGTACAAGAAATGTTACGGCCTGCGTGGGGAATAATGTATGTCCTTATGCCTGTTATAATACCTCTGCTTTGGCGAAACGGCTTGAAAAAGCAATCTTCCCCAACGACCTGCATGTTAAGGTAGCATTGACGGGTTGTCCGAATGATTGCGCCAAAGTAAGAATGCATGATTTTGGGATTATGGGTATGACCCTGCCCCAGTATGACTCAGACCGCTGTGTTAGCTGCGGGGCTTGTGTGAAGGCTTGTACCAGGAAGTCGGTCAGTGCTCTGGCGACGGTAAATTTCAAAGTTGTGCGTGATACCGGGAATTGTATCGGTTGCGGGGAATGTGTGCTGAATTGCCCGACAGGGGCATGGACCCGCAGCCGGGAGAAATACTTCCGGCTAACCATTTTTGGCAGAACCGGCAAGAAAAATCCCCGTCTGGGCGAAGATTTCATCAAATGGGCCGATGAAGCGAGTATTACGAAAATCATTTGCAATACCTATGACTATGTGAAAAAGTACATTGACCCGTCTGCGCCCGGCGGCAAAGAGCATATCGGCTACATTGTGGACAGAACCGGTTTTGAGGAATTTAAAAAATGGGCATTACGAGAGGTTCAGCTTCCCGCAAGAGCCGAAGTATGTACCCTGGTTTACTGGAAAGGTGTTACCTATTGA
- the asrB gene encoding anaerobic sulfite reductase subunit AsrB, translating to MAANEYLPFRSEIRDVIKHTELEYTFRLTYEGQVKPGQFFEVSIPKYGEAPISVSGIGDGTVDLTIRRVGKVTNEIFEHYVGDKLFMRGPYGNGFDIDNYKGKELVVIAGGTGLSPVKGVVDYFCSHMEETIGMTLVAGFKTPKDILFIEEFGHWQKNLDVILTVDCAQDDTACQIGLVTQYIPELKLKNVAKAVAIVVGPPMMMKFAAQGLLQRGFHEENIWISHERKMCCGIGKCGHCKIDDTYVCLEGPVFNYVKGAQLLD from the coding sequence ATGGCGGCAAATGAGTATCTTCCCTTCCGGTCCGAGATAAGGGATGTTATTAAGCACACGGAGCTTGAATATACTTTTCGCCTTACGTATGAGGGTCAGGTAAAACCCGGACAATTTTTTGAAGTTTCCATCCCGAAGTATGGGGAAGCTCCTATTTCTGTCAGCGGTATTGGCGACGGCACCGTAGATTTGACCATCCGCCGGGTGGGTAAGGTTACTAATGAAATTTTTGAGCATTATGTTGGCGACAAATTATTTATGCGCGGTCCGTATGGCAATGGCTTTGATATCGACAACTACAAGGGAAAAGAGCTGGTGGTCATTGCCGGCGGCACCGGCCTTTCCCCGGTAAAAGGGGTAGTGGATTATTTTTGCAGCCATATGGAAGAAACAATAGGCATGACGCTGGTAGCAGGATTTAAGACGCCAAAAGATATTTTATTTATAGAAGAGTTTGGTCACTGGCAGAAAAACCTGGATGTAATTTTGACGGTAGACTGTGCACAAGACGATACCGCCTGCCAGATTGGTCTGGTTACACAGTATATTCCGGAGCTGAAGCTGAAAAATGTTGCTAAGGCGGTGGCCATTGTGGTTGGGCCGCCAATGATGATGAAGTTCGCTGCCCAGGGGCTTTTGCAGCGTGGCTTTCACGAGGAAAATATCTGGATTTCCCATGAACGGAAAATGTGCTGCGGTATTGGGAAATGCGGGCATTGTAAAATTGATGACACCTATGTTTGCCTGGAAGGGCCTGTATTTAACTATGTAAAGGGTGCTCAACTGCTTGATTAG